TGTGGAAGGTTCGTTTTATCCCACTCTTAAGGGTCAGTAAAACCCCCACCTCAAAACTTAAGAAGATCGAAAAGGTGAGGTGGGGGATAAACAGCCCCTAAAGGTCCCATAAGTTAAACGAACAATCAGTGGGGATGAAGGAAAACTCCCACTGATTGAAGCTTAGTGATGTTAGTCTAAATAACGGACACGGTAAATTGGGGGGAAATCACGTATAATGATAACTAACAATTTAACGGGAGTGTCCAAGATGAGAAAAACATATGATAAAGAGTTCAAATTACAAGCCGTTCAGATGGTTAAGGATGGCAAACGCATTGCAGAAGTGGCTCGTGAGCTAGATCTGGCAGAACAGACGCTGCATAACTGGGTAAAGAAATATGATCAAAACAAAGCATCTGCTTTCGTAGGCAGCGGGAATTTAAGTCCTGAAGATAAGGCAAAGCGAGACTCTCAAAAGCGAATTCGAGACTTAGAAGAGGAAAACGCCATCTTAAAAAAGGCTATGGGCATCTTCGCAAAAGACCAGAAATAATCTATCACTTTATTAAACAGCACCGACACGAATACCGTGTAGCGAAGATGTGCCAAGTATTAGGTGTATCCAAAAGTGGGTATTATGCTTGGTTGAAGAGACCTAAGAGTGACCAACGTAAACGACGAGAAAAGTTAACAGCGCGTATAAAAAGAGTTCATTTAGAGTCACGTCAAACTTACGGCAGCCCTAAAATCACAAAAGTGTTACACAATGAAGGACTAAACGTGTCTCAAAAAACAGTCACACGTATCATGAAAGACCATCACATTCGCTCTAAGACAATTAAAAAGTACAAAGCCACAACCAATTCTAAACACACCTTACCTGTTTATCCGAATCTCTTAAACCAAGACTTTCATGTCGAGCGTCCGGGCCAAGTGTGGGTAGCTGATATCACATATATTTGGACAAGTGAAGGGTGGTTGTACTTAGCCTCGGTGATGGACCTTTATTCAAGGCGTATTATTGGGTGGGAGATGGCTGAACGCATGAGGAAGGAGCTTGTCGTA
The Salipaludibacillus sp. LMS25 DNA segment above includes these coding regions:
- a CDS encoding IS3 family transposase (programmed frameshift) codes for the protein MRKTYDKEFKLQAVQMVKDGKRIAEVARELDLAEQTLHNWVKKYDQNKASAFVGSGNLSPEDKAKRDSQKRIRDLEEENAILKKANGHLRKRPEIIYHFIKQHRHEYRVAKMCQVLGVSKSGYYAWLKRPKSDQRKRREKLTARIKRVHLESRQTYGSPKITKVLHNEGLNVSQKTVTRIMKDHHIRSKTIKKYKATTNSKHTLPVYPNLLNQDFHVERPGQVWVADITYIWTSEGWLYLASVMDLYSRRIIGWEMAERMRKELVVTALKRAMVTQRPKEGLIHHSDRGSQYASNDYQRLLRKNGITPSMSRKGNCYDNACIESFHGVIKRELVFHETYKTRHQAKKSIFDYIVSFYNYKRIHSTNGYLSPIAYEKKYNEHSKTRHAM